Proteins from a single region of Deltaproteobacteria bacterium:
- the rdgB gene encoding RdgB/HAM1 family non-canonical purine NTP pyrophosphatase produces MLTFITGNADKLAEVERMLGRSVAHEALALEEIQALDLESVARHKARQAYALLQRPVLVEDTGLALAAWNGLPGALVKWFLVTVGAAGLCRLLQSESNRAATAMTVFAYCDDVQLCVFAGTIDGVIAETPRGNGGFGWDAIFRPHGSEHTFAEMTLEEKDRFSMRRLAVEQLRDSGLLSC; encoded by the coding sequence ATGCTCACTTTCATCACCGGTAACGCCGACAAACTTGCCGAAGTGGAGCGTATGCTTGGGCGTTCTGTCGCGCACGAGGCGCTGGCATTGGAGGAAATCCAAGCGCTCGATCTCGAATCCGTGGCACGCCATAAAGCGCGACAAGCCTATGCCCTTCTCCAGCGCCCGGTGTTGGTGGAAGACACCGGCTTAGCCCTTGCCGCGTGGAATGGTTTACCGGGGGCGTTGGTGAAATGGTTCCTCGTGACTGTGGGGGCGGCGGGGCTCTGCCGTTTGCTCCAAAGCGAATCGAATCGTGCGGCGACCGCCATGACCGTCTTCGCCTATTGCGATGACGTGCAATTGTGCGTGTTTGCCGGAACGATCGATGGCGTCATTGCCGAGACGCCACGGGGAAACGGCGGGTTTGGCTGGGATGCCATCTTTCGGCCGCACGGGAGCGAGCACACCTTTGCCGAGATGACTCTGGAGGAAAAAGATCGCTTTTCCATGCGCCGCTTGGCTGTGGAGCAGCTCCGCGACTCCGGGCTGCTGAGCTGCTGA
- a CDS encoding squalene/phytoene synthase family protein, with product MTATGSTQDLLSSLLSRVSRSFYLSLRILPREVRQPIGVAYLFCRAADTIADTALLPAEQRLACLDRYRRGFSEDPAAIPPIFPGQLLDSQQNPDERELLLRLPDCFAVLAGLPREDRRYIRELVLTLTQGMQMDLRLFPSEDSGTLAALETRADLDRYTYFVAGCVGEFWTKVTTAHVPSLQSWNVDEMAVRGVRFGKGLQLTNILRDIAQDVRIGRCYLPREGLARLGVCPEELLDSRTLTRVKPLLLTLLDETLALYRDGWRYTLAIPPREWRLRLACAWPLLIGLATLAAVKNASHLLEPTMRVKISRRQVYRILFRSLVAVWSDSALDGYYRQLLGRLADGKVV from the coding sequence ATGACCGCGACTGGCAGTACGCAAGACTTGTTGTCGAGCCTTCTGTCTCGGGTGAGTCGTTCCTTCTACCTGAGCCTGCGGATTCTTCCGCGTGAGGTGCGCCAACCCATCGGTGTCGCGTATCTCTTCTGCCGTGCCGCGGACACGATTGCCGATACGGCGCTGTTGCCTGCGGAACAACGTCTGGCCTGTCTTGATCGGTATCGGCGCGGGTTTAGTGAAGATCCCGCAGCGATTCCTCCGATCTTTCCAGGACAACTGCTAGACTCTCAGCAAAATCCTGACGAACGGGAATTGCTGTTGCGGCTGCCCGACTGTTTCGCTGTACTGGCTGGATTGCCGAGAGAAGATCGACGTTACATCCGTGAATTGGTGTTGACCCTGACCCAGGGCATGCAAATGGACCTGCGTCTCTTTCCGTCAGAGGATAGTGGCACGCTCGCGGCGTTGGAGACCCGGGCCGATCTCGACCGCTACACTTACTTTGTGGCCGGCTGCGTTGGCGAGTTCTGGACGAAGGTGACGACGGCGCATGTCCCTTCGTTGCAGTCGTGGAATGTGGACGAGATGGCGGTGCGCGGAGTGCGGTTCGGCAAAGGCTTGCAACTCACCAACATTCTCCGCGATATTGCGCAAGACGTGCGGATCGGGCGTTGTTATCTGCCGCGTGAAGGGTTAGCGCGGCTTGGTGTATGTCCCGAGGAATTGCTCGACTCGCGGACCCTCACGCGCGTGAAGCCGCTGTTACTGACGCTGCTCGACGAAACCTTGGCATTGTATCGGGACGGGTGGCGCTACACCCTAGCGATTCCGCCGCGTGAATGGCGATTGCGACTGGCCTGTGCGTGGCCGTTGCTGATTGGTCTTGCGACCTTGGCGGCAGTGAAAAATGCTTCTCATCTGTTAGAGCCGACCATGCGCGTCAAAATTTCGCGGAGGCAAGTCTATCGGATTCTGTTCCGTTCGCTCGTCGCTGTATGGTCCGATAGCGCACTGGACGGCTATTATCGGCAGCTGCTCGGGAGGCTAGCCGATGGGAAGGTGGTCTG